Sequence from the Fodinibius salicampi genome:
TCCATAGATACCCATCTGCTGGCCGGTAACAATAACAAGCGCATCCTCCTCTTCCAATCGCCGGATATTCTCTTTCGCCCGTTCATCTAAATCAAAGGGGATATTAAAATGCTCAAGTATTTCAACGAGCCGCTGACGGTCGCCATCAAATTGAAAATCCTTAACATGTTCCTTTATCGCTTCCTCATCAAAAGGATTCGTCTGATAAAAGGAATTCAGTTTCGAAAAATCAGAAACATATGTTTGAAATAGCTGGGAAAACGGCAGCTGTCGGAATGAATAATTTTTCTTCTGCAATGACTCTAGCTTTTTAACTTCTGAATTTCATCCCGTATGCGGGCCGCCTTTTCATAATTTTCGGTATCAATAGCAGTTTGGAGTTCATTCTCAAGCTTTTCAAGCTTGCTCATCTCTCCCCCCGATTCTTTTCCCTGGGATGTTGCCGTAAGATCTCCCTCACCCTCTGATTCGGAAACAATGCCTGCCTCATCGAGGACCTCACTATTTACAAAGATTGAAGCACCAAAACGAACAGCCAAAGCAATGGCATCACTGGGACGGGCATCCTGTTCACGTTCTTCACCGTTATCGTCATAAATAATTTTAGCGAAAAAAGTCCCCTCGCTTAAGTCATTTATAAAAACCTGATTTATATTGGCTCCAAACGCCTGCACCATATTTTTCAAAAGATCATGCGTCATTGGCCGCGGCGGCTTGATGTGTTCCAATTCCAATGCTATGGCCTGTGCCTCAAACGTACCTATAATAATAGGTAAACGACGATTACCCTCGATCTCATTTAATATTAACGCATAGGCTCCTCCACTACTGGGACTGGTTGAGAGCCCTAAAATATCCATTTTTATCTTATCCAAAGCTGTAATACTTATCTTTTGAAATTAAGGATTCAAATTTACTGATTTTTTATGTACCCGTAAACTTTTTACGGTGCTTTATTAAACGTATAATATCAAACTTTTGTTCAAAAAATAGATTCTTTATAAAAAACCTCGATTATTATGA
This genomic interval carries:
- a CDS encoding bifunctional nuclease family protein, producing MDKIKMDILGLSTSPSSGGAYALILNEIEGNRRLPIIIGTFEAQAIALELEHIKPPRPMTHDLLKNMVQAFGANINQVFINDLSEGTFFAKIIYDDNGEEREQDARPSDAIALAVRFGASIFVNSEVLDEAGIVSESEGEGDLTATSQGKESGGEMSKLEKLENELQTAIDTENYEKAARIRDEIQKLKS